The following are encoded in a window of Lagenorhynchus albirostris chromosome 3, mLagAlb1.1, whole genome shotgun sequence genomic DNA:
- the PCDHB1 gene encoding LOW QUALITY PROTEIN: protocadherin beta-1 (The sequence of the model RefSeq protein was modified relative to this genomic sequence to represent the inferred CDS: inserted 2 bases in 1 codon; substituted 1 base at 1 genomic stop codon) codes for MAIARRKLLQSRQVGSLLLFLCLSVGGTATIRYSMAEEMESGSFVSNVAKDLGLEVGKLAARGARLVSEGNKLHFWLHRKTGDLFVKEKLDRESLCGKADPCVLQFEIVLVEPLQSFGVEVRVFDINDNAPVFLNKEPLLKIPESTPLGSWFPLQSAQDLDIGLNGLQNYTLSASEYFYLHTRFRSHGPKYAKLVLDKPLDREEQPEVNLTITAVDGGSPPKSGTAHIRVEVLDVNDHVPQFSRLVYRAQVLENSANGSLVATVTATDLDEGSNKEITYSLAQNPEVILQMFQIDSETGEVQLRGSLDFKAIETYDIDIQATDGGGLSAHSKVLVEVVDVNDDPPEVTVSSVSSPLPEDSPLQTVVALFSIRDQDIRVGGRITCFLKEDLPFAVKLTFRNSYSLVTDRGMDPEEVSGYSTLVAMDTGPPTLSSETVIEVLISDINDNPPVFQEDSYILTVRENNSPAVFIGKVHAEDLDLGENAQIIYSLLPPKSGDLSVFAYISINSDNGKLYALRTMDYEAIQDFQFVVKATDGGFLSLSSQVTVXVVVLDDNDNCPMILYPLQNGTLPCNDLVPRSAEAGYLVTKVVAVDGDSGQNSWLLYHLFKATDPGLFSAQQQNGEIRTLRQISERDPMMQKLIVLVQDHGQPALSTTASLNILLVDGFSEPYLQFLDPFKHPTRVNPSTKYLVISLAVLSFLFLLSVTVIFITHICQKIKYREXIQERFYDDCNFSNTLVQGGASGSISQPCPYEVSSATGTGNSEFWFLKRLMPNFPFPHGTGEVKTEAGSSLPPDSDRNRSQGSEGHAQVSDDYMWPLFMSPVEVH; via the exons ATGGCGATTGCACGCAGAAAACTCTTGCAAAGCAGGCAAGTGGGCTCGCTTCTCCTTTTTCTGTGCTTATCTGTGGGGGGTACGGCGACCATCCGCTATTCGATGGCAGAGGAGATGGAGAGTGGTTCATTTGTATCTAACGTGGCTAAGGACTTGGGGCTGGAGGTAGGGAAGCTGGCTGCGCGCGGGGCGCGGCTCGTTTCTGAGGGCAATAAACTGCATTTCTGGCTGCACCGCAAGACAGGAGATCTGTTCGTGAAGGAGAAACTGGATCGGGAGTCACTTTGTGGCAAAGCCGATCCATGCGTTCTGCAGTTTGAAATAGTCCTGGTGGAGCCACTGCAGTCCTTTGGCGTGGAGGTCAGGGTATTTGATATCAATGACAATGCCCCGGTTTTCCTAAACAAGGAGCCTCTTTTAAAGATTCCGGAGAGCACCCCCCTGGGTTCATGGTTTCCTCTGCAGAGCGCGCAGGATCTGGACATCGGCCTCAACGGTCTCCAAAACTACACCTTGAGCGCCAGTGAGTATTTCTACCTGCACACCCGCTTCCGCAGCCATGGGCCCAAGTATGCCAAGCTAGTGCTGGATAAACCCCTGGACAGAGAGGAGCAGCCTGAAGTCAACCTGACAATTACAGCTGTGGACGGAGGGTCTCCGCCCAAGTCTGGCACTGCCCACATTCGCGTGGAGGTTCTGGATGTCAATGATCATGTGCCCCAATTCTCTCGACTGGTGTACCGCGCTCAGGTGCTGGAAAACAGTGCCAATGGTTCTTTGGTGGCTACGGTAACTGCCACCGACCTAGACGAGGGCTCTAACAAGGAGATAACTTACTCTTTAGCTCAAAACCCAGAAGTAATTCTCCAGATGTTTCAGATTGACTCTGAAACTGGAGAGGTTCAACTAAGAGGGTCCCTAGATTTTAAAGCAATTGAAACATACGACATTGACATTCAAGCTACCGACGGAGGAGGCCTCTCTGCCCACAGCAAAGTCCTGGTGGAGGTGGTGGATGTTAATGACGATCCTCCTGAAGTTACAGTCTCCTCTGTGTCCAGCCCTCTCCCTGAGGACTCTCCACTACAGACGGTAGTGGCCCTTTTCTCTATCAGAGACCAGGACATTCGAGTGGGAGGAAGAATCACTTGCTTCCTCAAAGAAGACCTTCCCTTTGCAGTCAAACTTACATTCAGGAATTCCTACTCACTGGTCACTGACAGAGGCATGGATCCAGAGGAGGTCTCTGGCTATAGCACCCTTGTTGCCATGGATACTGGACCACCCACTCTGTCGTCGGAGACTGTGATAGAGGTGCTAATATCTGACATTAATGACAATCCCCCAGTATTTCAGGAAGATTCCTACATCTTGACTGTTCGAGAAAACAACAGCCCTGCAGTTTTTATTGGCAAAGTCCATGCTGAGGATCTAGATTTGGGTGAGAATGCCCAAATAATATATTCTCTGCTGCCTCCAAAAAGTGGAGATCTATCAGTCTTTGCTTACATTTCCATAAATTCAGACAATGGGAAACTCTATGCACTGAGAACTATGGATTATGAAGCCATTCAAGATTTTCAGTTTGTGGTAAAGGCAACTGATGGGGGCTTCCTGTCACTGAGTAGCCAGGTTACTGTCTGAGTGGTTGTCCTGGATGACAATGATAACTGCCCAATGATCTTGTACCCACTGCAAAATGGCACCTTGCCCTGCAATGACCTGGTGCCTAGGTCTGCAGAGGCAGGCTACCTGGTGACTAAGGTGGTGGCTGTGGATGGTGACTCAGGTCAGAATTCCTGGCTTTTATATCATCTATTTAAGGCCACTGACCCTGGGTTATTCTCTGCTCAACAACAAAATGGGGAAATCCGTACATTGCGGCAGATATCTGAGAGAGACCCCATGATGCAGAAACTGATCGTTCTTGTTCAGGATCATGGCCAACCAGCTCTTTCTACTACTGCCTCACTTAATATCCTCCTGGTAGATGGCTTTTCTGAGCCCTATCTGCAGTTCCTGGATCCATTCAAGCATCCTACAAGGGTAAATCCATCCACTAAATATTTGGTCATTTCTCTGGCtgtgctttcctttctctttctcctctctgtcaCAGTGATCTTCATTACACATATCTGCCAGAagattaaatacagaga aattcaAGAGCGTTTCTATGATGACTGTAATTTCTCTAACACCCTGGTACAAGGAGGAGCCAGTGGATCCATATCCCAGCCTTGTCCCTATGAAGTGTCCTCAGCCACTGGCACTGGCAATAGTGAATTCTGGTTTCTTAAGCGCCTTATGCccaacttccccttcccccatgGCACTGGAGAGGTAAAAACAGAGGCTGGCTCCAGTTTACCACCAGATTCTGATAGGAATAGGTCTCAGGGGTCAGAAGGTCATGCCCAAGTATCTGATGACTATATGTGGCCATTATTCATGTCTCCTGTGGAAGTTCATTAG